A window from Corynebacterium singulare encodes these proteins:
- the purN gene encoding phosphoribosylglycinamide formyltransferase: protein MTTPHQPATSARLNVVVLVSGTGSLLQAILDGQDEHYGVVKVIADVPCKGIERAQAAGIATEVVEMGADRAEWNKSLVAAVDAAQPDIVVSAGFMKILGKDFLDRFEGRTINTHPALLPAFKGAHGVRDALAYGAKVTGSTVHFVDAGVDTGAIIAQEPVRVLPEDDEASLHERIKVVERELIVTVLRASRAQDAALTIEL, encoded by the coding sequence GTGACTACACCGCACCAGCCCGCTACTTCTGCCCGCCTCAACGTCGTGGTTCTCGTTTCTGGAACCGGCTCCTTGCTGCAGGCCATCCTCGATGGTCAGGACGAACACTACGGCGTAGTCAAAGTCATCGCGGACGTGCCCTGTAAGGGCATCGAACGCGCACAGGCGGCGGGAATCGCCACCGAGGTCGTGGAAATGGGTGCTGACCGTGCCGAATGGAATAAGAGTCTGGTTGCTGCAGTAGATGCTGCGCAGCCAGACATTGTTGTTTCTGCGGGATTTATGAAGATTCTGGGGAAGGATTTTCTGGACCGCTTCGAAGGTCGCACCATCAACACCCACCCGGCGTTGTTGCCTGCCTTCAAGGGCGCGCACGGCGTGCGCGACGCGCTGGCTTACGGTGCCAAGGTCACAGGCTCCACAGTCCACTTTGTTGATGCCGGTGTCGATACTGGCGCCATCATCGCCCAAGAACCCGTGCGAGTGCTGCCTGAAGATGACGAAGCCAGCCTGCACGAGCGCATCAAAGTGGTCGAAAGAGAACTCATCGTCACTGTCCTGCGGGCATCCCGCGCGCAGGATGCGGCGCTGACCATTGAGCTGTAA
- a CDS encoding flagellar basal body-associated FliL family protein: MTFPSGPSGTPSGRSGGNSGFGTPRPGFGSPAGSSGGSGHGGPPPFGSRPQSPGSYPGAPTGGSSANAQPVFGGGSTPPPGHAQSGQPQSSFHAPNQPPQQPQTPQYSAPTSPQGAGKGKGRFSGAIGALIALLVVLAIVLGVGAWLIWGRDSADAAQAGASSEQTSTAALAGTPISTHGSIDTDLTEQDAVIARTLFPDSYVSHGGSTNIADVHLAEGQRQLIAVFGFIDNRENSKAASATVTVNGSDGAELASFEVPVEEAVEMPINVANHQTLRFTFTYKDSAGNPAENTGFAVASLHAQ, translated from the coding sequence ATGACATTTCCTTCTGGCCCCTCGGGCACACCATCTGGACGCTCAGGAGGTAACTCCGGTTTCGGTACCCCTCGTCCCGGCTTTGGTTCTCCTGCCGGGAGTTCTGGGGGTTCCGGCCATGGTGGGCCGCCGCCCTTCGGCAGCCGCCCCCAGAGCCCGGGGTCGTATCCGGGTGCTCCTACTGGCGGTAGTAGCGCCAACGCGCAGCCCGTTTTCGGTGGCGGGTCGACGCCTCCCCCGGGTCATGCCCAGTCGGGCCAACCACAGTCGTCGTTCCACGCCCCGAACCAGCCCCCGCAGCAGCCGCAGACACCGCAGTACTCCGCCCCGACGTCCCCGCAAGGCGCCGGCAAAGGAAAAGGCAGGTTCAGCGGCGCGATCGGCGCGCTCATTGCCCTCCTCGTTGTCCTCGCCATTGTTTTAGGTGTTGGCGCGTGGTTGATCTGGGGCCGTGACTCCGCCGATGCTGCACAGGCGGGGGCGTCCTCGGAGCAGACGTCGACAGCCGCGCTTGCCGGCACTCCGATTAGCACGCATGGCAGCATCGACACGGATCTCACCGAACAGGATGCGGTTATCGCACGCACTCTGTTTCCGGATTCCTATGTCTCCCACGGAGGCAGCACAAATATTGCTGATGTGCACCTGGCTGAGGGGCAGCGCCAACTCATCGCAGTCTTTGGGTTTATTGATAATCGTGAGAACTCCAAGGCTGCCAGCGCTACAGTTACCGTCAATGGAAGTGATGGCGCAGAGCTTGCATCTTTCGAGGTCCCCGTCGAGGAAGCAGTGGAAATGCCTATCAACGTGGCGAATCACCAGACACTGCGTTTTACCTTTACCTACAAGGATTCCGCCGGCAATCCTGCTGAGAACACCGGCTTCGCGGTGGCCTCACTGCACGCGCAGTAA
- a CDS encoding cell division protein PerM: protein MNKKTSPQSRSATRPRTQVRGHGQDGERSKRSSRRDRRAPAQRIKGVESAKAKARRAQGPTTLRERIRRMLMVVAVPNLVVVLGIIVVVIAALLLTSSPSAWFNTIVAEAWMVFNLAPIRAGGVDLGFLPALPAVLLAWLVGSRVRTAIKDKVSINDLIVLTGCVFAVPLVLTCLAWLMLWDAGKAYDVSPPALYVVLPRMLLLHSAALIGGMGTRLWKALAKRGGVPHVLVDASRIGLSYLGYLVVSGFVLVVVLWALGWPRQAEMLAQYPALDALGTAGLIFVSILYLPNAVVAAGSVLSGSELHIGPESSVSLFSSHMVPLPPLPLAAAVPPSVSSWAVVLLALPALAAAVAFARRRALVNFQVAVTAAVVAALAALAAVYGVSGTLGAYGYTGPELWTAVGLSALWCLVVGVGFAAANALMAWRRGDGTEAKTAGVKADVENAAVPTATTETTTGTVAADSTESTESSESIEPDVVEAEVDSEAATAVPVSAMLADETDDAEAAADPEEALDPEEPEEDETPAEDETPEAPEISDADEDHGGVSDEGDEGDVAKHVHSDPTKE, encoded by the coding sequence ATGAATAAGAAAACGAGTCCCCAGTCACGGTCGGCAACCCGGCCGCGCACTCAGGTGCGTGGACATGGCCAGGATGGCGAGCGTTCCAAGCGTTCTTCCCGCCGCGATCGCCGCGCGCCTGCTCAGCGAATTAAAGGGGTGGAGTCCGCTAAGGCTAAGGCGCGCCGCGCCCAGGGGCCTACGACGCTGCGGGAGCGTATCCGCCGCATGCTCATGGTGGTTGCCGTCCCCAATCTGGTGGTGGTGCTGGGCATTATTGTCGTGGTCATCGCCGCGCTGTTGCTGACGAGCTCGCCATCCGCATGGTTCAACACCATCGTGGCGGAAGCCTGGATGGTCTTTAACCTCGCGCCAATTCGTGCTGGAGGCGTTGATCTTGGTTTCTTGCCGGCCTTACCTGCGGTGCTGCTGGCCTGGTTGGTGGGGTCCCGCGTGCGCACAGCGATTAAGGACAAAGTCAGTATTAATGATCTGATTGTCCTCACCGGCTGTGTCTTTGCCGTACCGCTCGTCTTGACATGTCTGGCCTGGCTGATGCTGTGGGACGCTGGTAAGGCCTATGACGTGTCCCCACCGGCGCTTTATGTGGTGCTTCCGCGCATGCTTCTCCTGCATTCAGCAGCGCTCATCGGAGGTATGGGCACGCGTCTGTGGAAGGCGCTGGCTAAGCGGGGCGGGGTGCCGCACGTGCTTGTCGACGCCTCCCGCATCGGTCTCAGCTACCTCGGATACCTCGTCGTCAGTGGTTTCGTCCTCGTTGTTGTCCTGTGGGCTCTGGGGTGGCCGCGACAGGCTGAGATGCTGGCGCAGTATCCGGCGCTTGATGCCCTGGGGACCGCCGGACTGATTTTTGTGAGCATTCTGTACCTGCCTAACGCCGTCGTGGCCGCGGGTTCCGTGCTGAGCGGTTCGGAACTGCACATCGGGCCGGAGAGTAGCGTGAGCCTGTTTAGCAGTCATATGGTGCCTTTGCCGCCGTTGCCGCTGGCAGCCGCCGTGCCTCCGAGCGTTAGCTCCTGGGCTGTGGTTCTCCTTGCACTGCCCGCTCTGGCTGCTGCTGTGGCCTTTGCTCGTCGCCGAGCGTTGGTGAACTTCCAGGTGGCCGTCACTGCGGCTGTGGTTGCTGCCCTTGCTGCGTTGGCTGCCGTTTACGGTGTCTCCGGCACCCTTGGGGCCTACGGCTATACCGGTCCCGAGCTCTGGACTGCGGTGGGGCTCAGCGCACTGTGGTGCCTTGTCGTGGGGGTCGGCTTCGCCGCGGCTAATGCGTTGATGGCCTGGCGTCGCGGTGATGGAACCGAAGCCAAGACTGCCGGCGTCAAGGCCGATGTCGAGAATGCTGCGGTGCCCACTGCGACAACAGAGACCACAACAGGGACCGTCGCAGCTGACTCTACTGAGTCCACTGAGTCGTCTGAATCTATTGAACCTGATGTGGTCGAGGCCGAAGTTGATTCTGAAGCCGCGACTGCAGTGCCTGTATCCGCCATGCTCGCTGATGAGACTGATGACGCTGAAGCAGCGGCAGACCCTGAGGAAGCACTAGACCCTGAGGAGCCGGAGGAGGATGAGACACCGGCGGAGGATGAGACACCGGAAGCTCCAGAAATCAGTGATGCGGACGAGGACCACGGTGGCGTGAGTGATGAGGGTGATGAGGGGGACGTCGCCAAGCACGTGCACTCGGACCCCACTAAGGAGTAA
- the purH gene encoding bifunctional phosphoribosylaminoimidazolecarboxamide formyltransferase/IMP cyclohydrolase, whose translation MSEDRKTIKRALISVYDKTGLEDLAQALDKAGVEIVSTGSTAKKIADLGIEVTPVEKLTGFPECLEGRVKTLHPRVHAGILADTRKEDHLNQLSELEVEPFQLVVVNLYPFRETVASGADFDGCVEQIDIGGPSMVRAAAKNHPSVAVVVDPARYGDVTEAVATGGFTLEQRRGLARDAFLHTADYDAAVSAWFVDQLSEEPTTTSLRYGENSHQKATVTRIGTSGLANAKQFNGKEMSYNNYQDADAAWRAAWDHDRPCVAIIKHANPCGIAVSEESIAAAHRAAHACDPMSAFGGVIAVNREVTVEMAEQVKEIFTEVIVAPSYEEGAIDVLKAKKNLRVLQAEHEAPEEEVKFISGGVLTQEPDTYQAEGDNPANWTLAAGEALNESDLAQLEFAWRSVRAVKSNAILLAKDNATVGVGMGQVNRVDSAKLAVERANTLADGTNRTEGSFAASDAFFPFADGLEVLLEAGVKAVVQPGGSIRDEEVIEAAKKAGVTMYFTGTRHFFH comes from the coding sequence ATGAGCGAAGATCGTAAGACCATCAAGCGCGCACTGATTAGCGTTTACGACAAGACCGGTTTGGAGGACCTTGCCCAGGCCCTCGACAAGGCCGGAGTAGAAATCGTCTCCACCGGCTCGACCGCGAAGAAGATTGCGGATCTGGGCATCGAGGTCACCCCCGTGGAGAAGCTCACCGGCTTCCCGGAGTGCCTGGAAGGCCGCGTCAAGACTTTGCACCCGCGCGTGCATGCCGGCATCCTGGCGGATACCCGCAAGGAAGACCACCTCAACCAACTCTCTGAGCTGGAGGTTGAGCCCTTCCAGCTCGTCGTGGTCAACCTGTACCCCTTCCGTGAGACCGTAGCGTCCGGCGCGGACTTCGATGGCTGCGTCGAGCAAATCGACATCGGCGGCCCCTCCATGGTCCGCGCGGCCGCAAAGAACCACCCATCCGTGGCGGTTGTCGTGGACCCGGCTCGTTACGGCGATGTCACTGAGGCCGTCGCCACCGGCGGTTTCACTCTGGAGCAGCGCCGCGGCCTAGCCCGTGATGCCTTCCTGCACACTGCAGATTATGACGCCGCGGTGTCTGCATGGTTCGTTGATCAGCTCAGCGAGGAGCCTACAACCACCTCGCTGCGCTATGGCGAGAACTCCCACCAAAAGGCGACCGTGACCCGCATCGGTACTAGCGGTTTGGCCAATGCGAAGCAGTTTAACGGCAAGGAGATGAGCTACAACAACTACCAGGACGCCGACGCCGCGTGGCGCGCGGCTTGGGATCATGATCGCCCCTGCGTGGCGATCATCAAGCACGCTAATCCGTGTGGCATCGCGGTATCTGAAGAGTCCATCGCGGCTGCTCACCGCGCAGCACACGCCTGCGACCCCATGTCTGCCTTCGGTGGCGTTATCGCCGTCAACCGTGAGGTGACCGTGGAGATGGCCGAGCAGGTCAAGGAGATCTTCACCGAGGTCATCGTGGCCCCGTCCTACGAGGAGGGCGCCATTGACGTCCTCAAGGCCAAGAAGAACCTGCGCGTGCTGCAGGCAGAGCACGAAGCGCCGGAGGAGGAAGTTAAGTTCATCTCCGGTGGTGTGCTCACCCAGGAACCGGATACTTACCAGGCAGAGGGCGATAACCCGGCCAACTGGACTCTGGCTGCTGGTGAGGCGCTCAACGAGTCCGACCTGGCACAGCTCGAGTTTGCCTGGCGCTCCGTGCGCGCGGTGAAGTCCAACGCCATCCTGCTGGCCAAGGATAACGCCACCGTGGGCGTGGGCATGGGCCAGGTCAACCGCGTGGACTCTGCCAAGCTCGCCGTCGAGCGCGCCAACACTCTGGCGGACGGCACCAATCGTACTGAAGGCTCCTTCGCCGCCTCCGATGCCTTCTTCCCGTTCGCTGATGGCCTCGAAGTCCTCCTTGAGGCAGGCGTCAAGGCCGTTGTTCAGCCCGGTGGTTCCATCCGTGATGAGGAGGTCATTGAGGCCGCGAAGAAGGCCGGTGTGACCATGTACTTCACCGGTACGCGCCACTTCTTCCACTAA